A window of Adhaeribacter arboris genomic DNA:
AGGCTTCCGCGGTATCAAAAAAGGTAACGCCTTTCTCGTAAGCAGCCCGAATCAGATGGATAGCATCTTGTTTTTCGGTGGCCGGACCATAACCAAAGCTAAGCCCCATACAGCCCAAGCCAAGTGCCGATACTTCCAGGCCGCTTTTGCCTAATATTCGTTTTTGCCTAATTTTCATTTTTTAAACAGTTAAACCTCCAGTTTTCTTTCTCCTAACCATTTTACCATCGCCGGGTTCCGGTGATCGAAGAAGCTACTCGTATTGGTATTTAATGCCTGGATGGCTTCCATGTCTTCGCCACTTAGTTCAAAATCGAAAAGGTTGAAGTTTTCTTCTATTCGTTCCTTGCGCACGGATTTAGGAATAGCCACTACCCCTCTTTGGGTGAGCCAGCGAAGAACTACCTGCGCAATAGATTTATGGTGTTTTTCACCAATGGAAAGCAGCAGCTCATTCTGGAAAAGGTTGTTTTTGCCTTCCGCAAACGGCCCCCAAGACTCAATCTGTACCTGGTTTTTCTGTAAAAATTTTTGCGTTTCGATTTGCTGGTGGAAAGGATGAGTTTCTATTTGGTTAACGGCGGGAACAATTTCGTTGTGAATAATCAAGTCCATCAGCCGGTCCGGATGAAAGTTACTGACGCCGATAGCTCTGATTCTGCCTTCTTGGTACAAGTCCTGCATGGCCCGCCATTCGCCGTAGACATCGCCGTAGGGCTGATGAATCAAATACAAGTCCAGGTAATCCAGTTGCAGCTTCTGAAGGGAGGATTCGAAAGCTTTTTTGGTACCCGCATAGCCATTGGATTGTATCCAAAGTTTGGTAGTAATAAACAAATCTTCTCGGGGCACCCCGCTGCGCTTAATGGCTTTACCCACGGCCTCCTCATTCATGTAGGAAGCGGCCGTATCAATTAAACGATAACCGGTGTTTAGGGCATCTAAAACGCTTTGCTCACATTCCGCCAAATTTGTTACCTGAAACACGCCAAAACCCAGGACGGGCATTTCTACTCCGTTATTTAATTTAACCTTTTGCATTATTTTACTTGTATCTCCGAACAAAGGTCTGGGTTATCAGCCACCCGAATGGTATACAGATTACGGTTTTACCTACCAATATTACTGATTAAGGAAAGCTCTGGAAGGAAGCAAGGAATAAACCGTTAATTTTGAAAGACAGTAAACATTTGTGCTATGGATAACCTGAGAAGATTTGAGACCATCAATGATTACAACGCCTTCAACAATAATGAAACCCTCCACCCGCTGGTGAGTGTGGTTGATTTATCGAAGGCAAGTCCTCGGCAGGGTTCCCGGATGTATTTCGGCTTTTATACCATTTTCTTAAAAGATGTGAAATGCGGTGATTTGGTGTACGGAAGGCATACTTATGATTACCAGGAAGGTACCTTGGTTTTTCTGGCCCCCGGCCAGGTGGCAGGTGTGAATAGCAACGGCGAGACTTACCAGCCAAAAGGCTACGCGCTAATTTTTCACCCGGACTTAATTCATGGTACTGCTTTGGGCCGGCATATTCAGGATTATACCTTTTTCGGTTATCAATCGCACGAAGCCCTTCATTTATCGGAGCGGGAAAGAAAAATTGTTCTGGAGTGTTTTTCGAAAATTGAATATGAACTAGAACATGCCGTGGACAAGCACAGTAAAAGATTAATTGTATCCAACATCGAGCTTTTCCTAAATTATTGCGTCCGCTTTTACGACCGCCAATTTATCACCCGAGACAATGCGCACCAAGGAATTTTAGAAAGATTTGAGAATTTGTTAAACGATTATTTTCAGACG
This region includes:
- a CDS encoding aldo/keto reductase; amino-acid sequence: MQKVKLNNGVEMPVLGFGVFQVTNLAECEQSVLDALNTGYRLIDTAASYMNEEAVGKAIKRSGVPREDLFITTKLWIQSNGYAGTKKAFESSLQKLQLDYLDLYLIHQPYGDVYGEWRAMQDLYQEGRIRAIGVSNFHPDRLMDLIIHNEIVPAVNQIETHPFHQQIETQKFLQKNQVQIESWGPFAEGKNNLFQNELLLSIGEKHHKSIAQVVLRWLTQRGVVAIPKSVRKERIEENFNLFDFELSGEDMEAIQALNTNTSSFFDHRNPAMVKWLGERKLEV
- a CDS encoding helix-turn-helix domain-containing protein, translating into MDNLRRFETINDYNAFNNNETLHPLVSVVDLSKASPRQGSRMYFGFYTIFLKDVKCGDLVYGRHTYDYQEGTLVFLAPGQVAGVNSNGETYQPKGYALIFHPDLIHGTALGRHIQDYTFFGYQSHEALHLSERERKIVLECFSKIEYELEHAVDKHSKRLIVSNIELFLNYCVRFYDRQFITRDNAHQGILERFENLLNDYFQTDKPQTVGLPSVAYCAGELNLSSNYFGDLVKKETGKTAQDYIQAKVMEVAKERIFDQSKSVSQIAYELGFKYPQHFTRLFKQRVGHSPNEFRSSLN